Proteins encoded in a region of the Sulfurimonas marina genome:
- the pheA gene encoding prephenate dehydratase: MKTLDDCRVAIDAIDTELLELLNKRMKVVERVGEIKADTGGAIYRPEREKAIIERLTKLSQEENGILNRAAIEAIFLEIFAVSRNLELPERIAYLGPEGSFTHQAAESRFGAMSEYLSLNSIESVFKTIEAGRAKFGVVPIENSRDGIVGETLDLLSKSSMKIVSELYMPIHVAFATKAHKLEDIKKIYSKDKGFGQCRDFLSEHGFNDIEHIPVESTAKAAILAAEDESAAAICSHIAAKLYGVPVLFENIEDESENTTRFIILSDFKNGMSDDDKTSILVRLKDAVEAGALVHFLQDFDEEKINLSKIESRPSIDKDGGFGYWFYIDFYGHIDEERIKKVIDKHASEVTWLGSYAKGEN; this comes from the coding sequence ATGAAAACTTTAGATGATTGTAGAGTAGCGATAGATGCGATAGATACAGAGCTTTTAGAACTTTTAAACAAAAGAATGAAAGTTGTTGAACGTGTAGGTGAGATCAAAGCGGACACTGGCGGTGCGATCTACAGACCTGAGCGTGAAAAAGCTATTATTGAGCGTTTAACTAAATTAAGTCAAGAGGAAAATGGAATCTTAAATAGAGCGGCAATCGAAGCTATATTTTTAGAGATATTTGCAGTTTCTCGTAATCTTGAACTTCCTGAACGCATTGCATATCTTGGACCTGAAGGGAGTTTTACCCATCAAGCGGCAGAGAGCCGTTTTGGTGCTATGAGTGAGTATCTTTCCCTTAACTCTATCGAATCAGTGTTTAAAACTATTGAAGCGGGTCGTGCAAAATTTGGAGTAGTACCTATTGAAAACTCCCGTGATGGTATTGTCGGGGAAACACTTGATCTGCTTTCAAAATCATCTATGAAAATTGTTTCAGAACTGTATATGCCTATCCATGTTGCTTTTGCAACGAAGGCACATAAACTTGAAGATATTAAAAAAATCTACTCTAAAGATAAGGGGTTCGGACAGTGTCGTGACTTTTTAAGCGAACATGGCTTTAATGACATTGAACATATCCCTGTTGAGTCAACTGCAAAAGCTGCAATACTTGCAGCAGAGGATGAAAGTGCAGCAGCAATATGTTCCCATATTGCTGCGAAGCTTTACGGTGTACCGGTTTTATTTGAAAATATTGAAGATGAATCGGAAAATACAACACGTTTTATCATACTAAGTGACTTTAAAAACGGTATGAGTGATGATGATAAAACTTCGATTCTAGTACGTTTAAAAGATGCTGTAGAAGCCGGAGCTTTAGTACATTTTTTACAAGATTTTGATGAAGAGAAGATTAATCTCTCTAAGATCGAATCTCGCCCGTCAATAGATAAAGACGGTGGTTTTGGATATTGGTTCTATATAGACTTCTACGGTCATATAGATGAAGAACGTATTAAAAAAGTTATAGATAA